Proteins encoded by one window of Cylindrospermum stagnale PCC 7417:
- a CDS encoding NACHT C-terminal helical domain 2-containing protein — MIKYRNIGHDWQFTKQQKELLQQYYDANLLLVECLNSNCNVSREVRQHREDTLLLPIAELKNYKLKSNP, encoded by the coding sequence ATGATTAAATATCGCAATATTGGTCATGATTGGCAGTTTACTAAACAGCAGAAAGAATTGCTTCAACAATATTATGATGCCAATTTATTACTAGTTGAGTGCCTCAATAGTAATTGTAATGTCAGCCGTGAAGTACGACAACATAGAGAAGATACCTTACTATTACCCATTGCAGAATTAAAAAATTACAAATTAAAATCTAACCCCTAA